In Mercurialis annua linkage group LG6, ddMerAnnu1.2, whole genome shotgun sequence, the following are encoded in one genomic region:
- the LOC126688014 gene encoding probable receptor-like protein kinase At5g24010, translated as MATPITKLHSSIFTLTLCLITTLSFSTFTPTDNHLINCGSAVAATVHNRQFISDEEFSNSDTPLLSATRTIPLANQNTNPNTPQIYNTARVFNKPSKYVFEIKDPGTHMVRLHFNPFRSSNFDLKNGRFHVLVNGYVVLSNFTVVNMVNNWIIKEYLIWVDSDKVMIEFIPIKRGEFGFVNAIEVISAPKDLIGDVATLVNGFENENLVGLSKQGLEIMYRINVGGPKITPFNDTIWRTWIPDDRFFESSELATRVYFSGRIKYQNGGASREVGPDFVYNTARVISSTNSSIVNGNMTWVFPVVQGYQYLVRLHFCDIASMSLGLLYFNVYLNGNLAYENLDLNSRTYALASPVYTDFVVDSESNGVIRVSIGPSNFSMAHTVDGILNGVEIMKMNNSAGSLDGKMCAGMVLSSWPQKSVGVLVPFVAVLCVLLSVYVVMQRRISGMRDSIVWSKLPTDVSEVALKQGNQHFTAKK; from the coding sequence ATGGCGACTCCAATCACGAAACTTCACTCTTCCATTTTTACCCTCACTCTATGCCTTATCACCACTCTATCCTTCTCCACCTTCACTCCCACCGATAATCATCTCATCAACTGCGGCTCCGCAGTCGCCGCCACCGTTCATAACCGCCAATTCATTTCCGACGAAGAATTTTCCAATTCCGATACCCCACTTCTCTCCGCTACACGTACAATTCCACTCGCTAATCAAAACACTAACCCTAACACTCCTCAAATTTACAACACAGCTAGGGTTTTCAACAAGCCCTCTAAGTACGTTTTCGAGATCAAGGATCCAGGGACCCATATGGTACGTCTTCATTTTAACCCATTTCGCTCTTCAAATTTTGACTTAAAGAACGGTCGGTTCCACGTTTTGGTTAACGGGTATGTCGTTTTGAGCAATTTTACTGTGGTAAATATGGTGAATAATTGGATAATTAAGGAGTATTTAATCTGGGTTGATTCTGATAAGGTTATGATTGAGTTTATTCCAATTAAGAGAGGtgaatttggttttgttaatgCAATTGAAGTTATATCTGCACCTAAAGATTTAATTGGTGATGTGGCAACTCTAGTGAACggttttgaaaatgaaaatttagttGGATTAAGCAAGCAGGGTCTTGAAATTATGTATAGGATTAATGTTGGAGGTCCGAAGATTACGCCTTTTAACGATACAATTTGGAGAACATGGATTCCCGATGATCGATTCTTTGAATCGAGCGAGTTGGCTACTCGGGTTTATTTCAGTGGCAGAATTAAGTATCAGAATGGAGGTGCTAGTAGAGAAGTCGGCCCGGATTTTGTTTACAATACTGCTCGAGTAATTTCCAGCACGAATTCTTCGATTGTTAATGGAAATATGACATGGGTGTTTCCAGTTGTTCAGGGTTATCAATATCTTGTTAGATTGCATTTTTGCGATATCGCCAGTATGTCACTTGGTTTGCTATACTTTAATGTCTATCTTAATGGGAATTTGGCATATGAGAATTTGGATCTCAATTCTAGAACATATGCATTGGCTTCTCCAGTTTATACGGATTTCGTCGTCGATAGCGAGAGCAACGGGGTTATAAGAGTGAGTATCGGACCTTCAAATTTTAGTATGGCGCATACTGTCGATGGCATATTGAATGGAGTTGAGATCATGAAGATGAATAATTCAGCGGGTAGTCTCGACGGAAAGATGTGCGCCGGGATGGTACTGAGCAGCTGGCCGCAAAAGAGTGTCGGTGTTTTGGTTCCATTTGTTGCTGTTTTGTGTGTGTTGTTGAGTGTGTATGTTGTTATGCAGAGGAGGATCAGTGGTATGAGGGACTCTATTGTATGGTCAAAATTGCCTACCGATGTCTCGGAAGTTGCATTAAAGCAAGGAAATCAGCATTTTACTGCCAAAAAATGA
- the LOC126653590 gene encoding transcriptional corepressor SEUSS-like isoform X2, translated as MNSGSGSSSTSLSGLDDSQLGSFDSTAESIPDSTEQNDLGITYVSPGELESQQSDIQQLEPQICQHGQQQDRPDYVKGACAFQLTQYLYQQRHRPTDNNIEFWHKFVSDFFTNDAKKRLCVSAYLNRSLSSDSTGSSQGWHCEFCNQKAFRGYEAIAEALPRLFQIKYERPTLEELLYVDMPHESQNSSGQVVLRYEQARQEGVYENLRMIRDGQLRVVFSPDLKIGSWEFCAQRHEELIPRNLIKTKARQLVDAAQKCRFSSENALWLFEPGLENTFIGVNESASHLTEALETSLFTGYGYSLRYIRYLQVLMIDNSLQEAMDFSRVSGKGPMGLFQA; from the exons ATG AATTCTGGAAGTGGGAGTTCAAGTACCAGCCTCTCTGGTCTGGATGATTCTCAGCTGGGAAGTTTTGACTCCACAGCGGAGTCTATACCCGATTCTACAGAACAGAATGATCTTGGTATTACTTATGTTTCACCTGGCGAACTTGAGAGCCAACAATCTGATATTCAACAACTTGAGCCGCAGATATGTCAACATGGACAGCAGCAGGATAGACCAGACTACGTAAAGGGTGCTTGTGCCTTTCAATTAACTCAGTACTTGTATCAGCAGCGGCATAGACCCACT GATAACAATATTGAGTTCTGGCACAAATTTGTTTCAGACTTCTTTACTAACGATGCAAAGAAGAGATTGTGTGTTTCAGCGTATCTAAATAGAAGCCTTAGTAGCGATAGCACCGGTTCTTCCCAG GGTTGGCATTGTGAGTTCTGCAATCAGAAGGCTTTTCGTGGTTACG AAGCAATTGCTGAGGCTCTGCCTAGATTATTCCAAATCAAATACGAAAGACCCACTTTAGAAGAGCTTCTTTATGTTGATATGCCTCATGAATCCCAGAACTCAAGCGGTCAAGTTGTCCTTCGCTATGAACAGGCCAGACAAGAAGGTGTCTATGAGAACCTTCGTATGATACGTGATGGTCAACTTCGTGTTGTTTTCTCTCCAGATTTGAAG ATTGGCTCTTGGGAATTTTGTGCACAGCGTCATGAGGAGCTTATTCCACGAAATTTGATAAAAACAAAg GCACGTCAGCTTGTAGATGCAGCACAAAAATGCCGATTTTCTTCTGAAAATGCATTGTGGCTATTCGAACCTGGTCTAGAAAATACCTTTATTGG GGTAAACGAATCTGCTAGTCATTTGACAGAAGCTTTGGAGACATCTTTGTTTACTGGTTATGGATacagtttgagatatattcgGTATTTACAG GTATTAATGATAGATAATAGTTTGCAGGAGGCGATGGACTTCAGCCGAGTATCTGGGAAGGGACCAATGG GCTTGTTCCAAGCTTAG
- the LOC126653590 gene encoding transcriptional corepressor SEUSS-like isoform X1 codes for MNSGSGSSSTSLSGLDDSQLGSFDSTAESIPDSTEQNDLGITYVSPGELESQQSDIQQLEPQICQHGQQQDRPDYVKGACAFQLTQYLYQQRHRPTDNNIEFWHKFVSDFFTNDAKKRLCVSAYLNRSLSSDSTGSSQGWHCEFCNQKAFRGYEAIAEALPRLFQIKYERPTLEELLYVDMPHESQNSSGQVVLRYEQARQEGVYENLRMIRDGQLRVVFSPDLKIGSWEFCAQRHEELIPRNLIKTKARQLVDAAQKCRFSSENALWLFEPGLENTFIGVNESASHLTEALETSLFTGYGYSLRYIRYLQVLMIDNSLQEAMDFSRVSGKGPMDRLVPSLVSFPLIETRADLFSQ; via the exons ATG AATTCTGGAAGTGGGAGTTCAAGTACCAGCCTCTCTGGTCTGGATGATTCTCAGCTGGGAAGTTTTGACTCCACAGCGGAGTCTATACCCGATTCTACAGAACAGAATGATCTTGGTATTACTTATGTTTCACCTGGCGAACTTGAGAGCCAACAATCTGATATTCAACAACTTGAGCCGCAGATATGTCAACATGGACAGCAGCAGGATAGACCAGACTACGTAAAGGGTGCTTGTGCCTTTCAATTAACTCAGTACTTGTATCAGCAGCGGCATAGACCCACT GATAACAATATTGAGTTCTGGCACAAATTTGTTTCAGACTTCTTTACTAACGATGCAAAGAAGAGATTGTGTGTTTCAGCGTATCTAAATAGAAGCCTTAGTAGCGATAGCACCGGTTCTTCCCAG GGTTGGCATTGTGAGTTCTGCAATCAGAAGGCTTTTCGTGGTTACG AAGCAATTGCTGAGGCTCTGCCTAGATTATTCCAAATCAAATACGAAAGACCCACTTTAGAAGAGCTTCTTTATGTTGATATGCCTCATGAATCCCAGAACTCAAGCGGTCAAGTTGTCCTTCGCTATGAACAGGCCAGACAAGAAGGTGTCTATGAGAACCTTCGTATGATACGTGATGGTCAACTTCGTGTTGTTTTCTCTCCAGATTTGAAG ATTGGCTCTTGGGAATTTTGTGCACAGCGTCATGAGGAGCTTATTCCACGAAATTTGATAAAAACAAAg GCACGTCAGCTTGTAGATGCAGCACAAAAATGCCGATTTTCTTCTGAAAATGCATTGTGGCTATTCGAACCTGGTCTAGAAAATACCTTTATTGG GGTAAACGAATCTGCTAGTCATTTGACAGAAGCTTTGGAGACATCTTTGTTTACTGGTTATGGATacagtttgagatatattcgGTATTTACAG GTATTAATGATAGATAATAGTTTGCAGGAGGCGATGGACTTCAGCCGAGTATCTGGGAAGGGACCAATGG ATAGGCTTGTTCCAAGCTTAGTTTCTTTTCCCTTGATCGAAACAAGAGCCGATCTTTTCAGCCAGTGA